A genome region from Clostridium sp. JN-9 includes the following:
- a CDS encoding transposase, with translation MLQLSKNDKDKVLEAIKEGRIDAADVSFPNLIDTIVLKMKNIGLIDKLAESFKDKRKQNKHIPFHILIALAITAKMKLKTSLTDVAFAVTDGELLSELGWNMWDTNKNLEEGLFAEGVMRNLIQKYDAEEFIESYNNYVQNVVMPSLNIAPSIHILDCTKIHVNLDNVNYENSETIKDDGKVLRGYKMGTLRGLMDDSGIIEEIVFDSIKPHDLELCRNMILKSKCLKSGDILINDRGFISRDVINILKLEKQVDTYVPAKKNMTIYQEAVKIAISEDKWQKHPNKKRKTQEIHLVKDLGMMWQSNTPDKDVDLCACVVHDKKDNEYYVFLTTDTNKTAKQIINTYELRPEIEEDYRQIKDFWKLEDFKSTKYNFITFHIVMTLIGYMYFQLFKNMEEGNKYSGKSLPVIIKNYKEDKQKSVIIYSGQYFGVFSFIEFIQLYAGCSAEVRKLLDPTLALV, from the coding sequence ATGTTACAATTAAGCAAAAACGATAAAGATAAGGTGTTGGAAGCTATAAAAGAAGGTAGGATTGATGCTGCTGACGTAAGTTTCCCTAATCTTATAGATACAATAGTATTAAAAATGAAAAATATAGGACTTATAGATAAATTGGCTGAAAGTTTTAAAGATAAAAGAAAACAAAATAAGCATATTCCATTTCATATACTTATTGCGTTAGCAATTACAGCAAAGATGAAACTTAAAACCAGCCTGACAGATGTCGCCTTTGCTGTGACTGATGGTGAGTTATTATCTGAACTAGGATGGAATATGTGGGATACCAATAAAAACCTTGAAGAAGGGTTATTCGCCGAAGGCGTTATGAGAAATTTAATTCAAAAATATGATGCTGAGGAATTTATAGAGTCTTATAACAATTATGTCCAAAATGTAGTTATGCCATCTCTTAACATAGCTCCATCTATACATATTCTTGATTGCACTAAAATACATGTGAATTTAGATAATGTAAATTATGAGAATTCTGAAACTATAAAAGATGATGGAAAGGTGCTTCGTGGTTATAAAATGGGAACATTAAGAGGTCTTATGGATGATTCCGGAATTATAGAAGAGATAGTTTTTGATTCTATAAAGCCTCATGATTTAGAACTTTGTAGAAATATGATTTTAAAAAGTAAATGTTTAAAAAGTGGAGATATTCTCATAAATGACAGGGGATTTATTTCTCGTGATGTTATTAATATTTTGAAGCTTGAAAAGCAAGTGGATACATATGTACCTGCAAAAAAGAACATGACAATATACCAAGAAGCTGTAAAAATAGCAATCTCCGAAGACAAGTGGCAAAAACACCCTAACAAGAAAAGGAAAACTCAAGAAATACACCTGGTTAAGGATCTAGGTATGATGTGGCAAAGTAATACACCAGATAAAGATGTTGACTTGTGTGCCTGTGTCGTTCATGATAAAAAAGATAATGAATACTATGTATTTTTAACCACAGACACAAATAAAACTGCAAAACAAATAATAAATACTTATGAACTAAGACCAGAAATTGAAGAAGACTATAGACAAATAAAAGACTTTTGGAAATTAGAAGATTTTAAGAGTACAAAATATAATTTTATAACTTTTCATATAGTTATGACACTCATTGGCTACATGTATTTTCAACTATTCAAAAACATGGAGGAGGGAAATAAGTATTCAGGCAAGTCCCTCCCTGTAATTATTAAGAATTATAAAGAAGATAAGCAAAAGTCAGTTATAATATATTCTGGTCAATATTTTGGCGTATTTTCCTTTATTGAATTTATTCAATTGTATGCTGGCTGCTCCGCAGAGGTAAGGAAACTTCTTGATCCAACCTTGGCTTTAGTATAG